One genomic window of Campylobacter curvus includes the following:
- the pgp6 gene encoding peptidoglycan metallopeptidase Pgp6, with protein sequence MKKRGISSLGAIFILILLVAAGGFGYAFMSSDFERNAPMIGVQDKVYWNLRSPMNIKFKDDRGIKFVRISMNDGKNDLNILNQVIEKPSPELDINLTFPKTGFFTAKDTYEMNIEAVDTSKWNFFSGNKATKKVQVVLDTTKPDLYILSQSYSISKGGSATVVFRATDNQLKEVYVQTSYGKKFKAVPFYKDGFYAALVAWPVQVDNFSADVIARDFAGNESKAHVRYFYENVKYRTSTIALKDSFLDGKIVDLSDQYAKDPGSLSRLDRMKFVNETLRDANDQKIAEVTAAVDENLINGFDITSFYPLKNGKKVADFADHRYYTYNNANVSESWHMGLDLASVAAAPIIASNAGKVVFASENGIYGLNIIIDHGFGLYSLYGHCSSARVKEGDSVSAGEQIGTTGTSGLALGDHLHFGILIQGEEVRPQQWMDKKWIKDNVTSVLDAAKKMIDNK encoded by the coding sequence ATGAAAAAAAGAGGCATCAGTAGCTTAGGGGCTATTTTTATTTTGATTTTATTGGTGGCTGCGGGCGGTTTTGGCTATGCTTTCATGTCTAGCGACTTTGAGAGAAACGCTCCTATGATAGGGGTGCAGGATAAAGTTTATTGGAATTTACGCTCACCGATGAATATAAAATTTAAAGACGATCGAGGTATAAAATTCGTGCGTATCAGCATGAACGACGGTAAAAACGATCTAAACATACTAAATCAAGTCATCGAAAAGCCAAGTCCCGAGCTGGATATAAATTTGACATTTCCAAAGACCGGATTTTTCACAGCAAAAGATACCTATGAGATGAATATAGAAGCCGTCGATACGAGCAAATGGAATTTCTTTTCAGGCAACAAAGCCACTAAAAAAGTACAAGTCGTTCTTGATACGACAAAGCCCGATCTTTACATACTTTCGCAGTCTTATTCGATATCAAAGGGCGGCAGTGCGACGGTCGTTTTTAGAGCCACTGACAATCAACTAAAAGAGGTCTACGTCCAGACTAGCTACGGCAAGAAATTTAAGGCCGTACCTTTTTACAAAGATGGATTTTACGCCGCTTTGGTAGCGTGGCCGGTGCAGGTGGATAACTTCAGTGCCGATGTGATCGCTAGAGATTTTGCCGGCAACGAGAGCAAGGCGCATGTGAGATATTTTTATGAAAACGTAAAATATAGAACTTCAACGATCGCGCTAAAAGATAGCTTCCTAGACGGCAAGATCGTCGATCTCTCCGATCAATACGCAAAAGATCCCGGCTCGCTATCTCGTCTTGACAGGATGAAATTCGTAAATGAGACGCTTCGCGACGCCAACGATCAAAAAATAGCCGAAGTCACCGCCGCAGTAGATGAAAATTTGATAAACGGCTTTGACATAACCTCCTTTTATCCGCTTAAAAACGGCAAAAAGGTAGCCGATTTCGCCGATCATCGTTACTACACCTACAACAACGCCAACGTGAGCGAGTCATGGCATATGGGGCTTGATCTGGCTAGCGTCGCAGCCGCACCGATAATAGCAAGCAACGCCGGCAAAGTCGTATTTGCCTCCGAAAATGGAATTTACGGACTAAACATAATAATAGATCATGGATTTGGGCTTTATTCGCTTTACGGACACTGTTCTAGCGCTCGAGTAAAAGAGGGCGACAGCGTATCTGCGGGCGAGCAAATAGGCACGACCGGCACTAGCGGACTGGCGCTGGGAGATCATTTGCACTTTGGAATTTTGATCCAAGGCGAGGAGGTCAGGCCTCAGCAGTGGATGGATAAAAAGTGGATCAAAGACAATGTGACCAGCGTCCTTGACGCCGCTAAAAAGATGATAGATAATAAATGA
- the lpxC gene encoding UDP-3-O-acyl-N-acetylglucosamine deacetylase encodes MKQTTIARRVETVGIGLHKGEPIRLVLEPLDANMGIVFHRTDIGASFKAEPANVVNTQMATVIGNEKGFISTVEHLLSAINGYGIDNIRILVDANEIPVMDGSAISFCMLLDEAGIKQLDEGKKVILVRKEVEVVEGSKFVRTVPSRNPKFDYTIKFNHPVIGEQRYVFEFSKSRYVKEIARARTFGFLKDLQRLQAQNLALGASLDNAVAIDDTHILNPEGLRFENEFVRHKILDAVGDLSLLGAPLLGDYIAFAGSHDLNHKLTLAVLADEKNYEIATLSGELLKDYQKVFA; translated from the coding sequence TTGAAACAAACTACTATCGCAAGACGAGTCGAAACCGTCGGCATCGGACTTCATAAGGGTGAGCCGATACGTTTGGTGCTTGAGCCACTTGATGCAAACATGGGTATAGTTTTTCATCGTACCGATATAGGAGCTAGTTTTAAAGCTGAGCCGGCAAACGTTGTAAATACGCAAATGGCGACTGTCATAGGCAATGAAAAGGGCTTTATAAGCACTGTCGAGCATCTTTTGAGCGCGATAAACGGATACGGCATAGATAATATCAGAATTTTAGTCGATGCAAACGAAATTCCAGTAATGGACGGCAGTGCCATAAGCTTTTGTATGTTGCTTGACGAAGCTGGCATAAAGCAGCTTGACGAGGGCAAAAAAGTGATCTTGGTTCGTAAAGAGGTTGAGGTCGTGGAAGGCTCGAAATTCGTTCGAACCGTTCCATCAAGAAATCCGAAATTCGACTATACGATAAAATTTAACCACCCTGTGATCGGCGAGCAAAGATACGTTTTTGAATTCAGCAAAAGCCGCTACGTAAAAGAGATAGCGCGCGCTAGGACATTTGGATTTTTAAAAGACTTACAACGCCTCCAAGCTCAAAATTTAGCACTTGGTGCATCGCTTGACAATGCCGTTGCGATCGATGATACGCATATCTTAAATCCTGAAGGTCTTAGGTTTGAAAACGAATTCGTAAGGCATAAAATTTTAGACGCAGTGGGCGATCTAAGTTTGCTTGGTGCGCCGCTTTTGGGCGATTATATCGCATTTGCAGGAAGCCACGATCTAAACCATAAGCTGACATTGGCAGTCTTGGCCGATGAGAAAAACTACGAGATCGCAACACTTAGCGGCGAATTGCTTAAAGATTATCAAAAGGTCTTTGCATAA
- the rbfA gene encoding 30S ribosome-binding factor RbfA — protein sequence MNAAEIKRMRTESVLKELIPEALATLEDGFLKGLCVTDVECKKGRYDAFVYLDKTPFDEREQEYILAHLKRVTRHLQNHCMAAEGWYRCPNFHFKFDDRLEYQNHMDKLFDKISKDLDKNG from the coding sequence ATGAACGCGGCCGAGATAAAACGCATGCGCACCGAAAGTGTGCTAAAAGAGCTGATCCCGGAGGCTTTGGCTACGCTTGAGGATGGCTTTTTAAAAGGTCTTTGCGTGACTGACGTAGAGTGCAAAAAGGGTAGATACGATGCCTTTGTTTATCTTGATAAGACGCCATTTGACGAGAGAGAGCAGGAGTATATCCTAGCTCATCTAAAGCGCGTCACTAGGCATTTGCAAAACCACTGCATGGCGGCTGAGGGCTGGTATCGCTGTCCGAATTTTCACTTTAAATTCGACGATAGGCTGGAGTATCAAAATCATATGGACAAGCTTTTTGATAAAATTTCAAAGGACTTAGATAAAAATGGATAA
- a CDS encoding glycoprotease, whose product MKFGEICEQEHVSEALISILENLNQKYNIKKIIYANTPGSFMGLKVAYVILKTFCMVKECEFYAISGFELNDGGPIRANKILSFVKRNNEITLEKIEPKGFCLPQNLDNLKLKKDTLPDYIIQAV is encoded by the coding sequence GTGAAATTCGGTGAAATTTGCGAGCAAGAGCACGTTAGCGAAGCGCTCATAAGCATACTTGAAAATTTAAATCAAAAATATAACATCAAAAAAATCATATACGCAAACACGCCCGGAAGCTTCATGGGACTAAAGGTCGCTTATGTTATTTTAAAGACCTTTTGTATGGTGAAAGAGTGCGAATTTTACGCTATAAGCGGCTTTGAGCTAAACGATGGCGGACCGATCAGAGCCAATAAAATTTTAAGCTTCGTCAAACGAAATAACGAGATCACGCTGGAAAAAATCGAGCCCAAAGGCTTTTGTCTGCCCCAAAATTTAGATAATTTAAAACTAAAAAAAGATACACTTCCAGATTATATCATCCAAGCGGTTTAG
- the rimP gene encoding ribosome maturation factor RimP, with protein MDNLNELVKECGVELYDTEIANENGRATYRIYITKNGGVSLDDCEKVSRLLSPIFDVEPPISGDYNLEVSSPGLERKLSEARHFKASLGELVKAQTAEAKFAGRLVKADDESIALENDEGVFEIKIGDIKKAKTYLEW; from the coding sequence ATGGATAACCTAAACGAGCTCGTAAAAGAGTGCGGAGTCGAGCTTTACGACACCGAGATAGCAAATGAAAACGGCCGAGCGACATATAGAATTTACATTACGAAAAATGGTGGCGTGAGTCTTGATGATTGCGAAAAGGTCAGTCGTTTGCTTTCGCCTATTTTTGACGTAGAGCCGCCTATTTCAGGGGATTATAACCTTGAGGTCAGCTCTCCGGGACTTGAGCGAAAGCTAAGTGAGGCGAGGCATTTCAAGGCTAGCCTGGGCGAGCTAGTAAAAGCTCAAACTGCCGAGGCGAAATTTGCAGGTAGGCTCGTGAAAGCCGATGATGAGAGTATCGCACTTGAAAACGATGAGGGCGTGTTTGAGATAAAGATCGGCGATATAAAAAAAGCAAAAACATATCTGGAGTGGTAA
- a CDS encoding formate--tetrahydrofolate ligase: MLSDIEITHLAKLDHISKIGAKLGLSEDDMELYGKFKAKIEPRLEGSNSKLILVTATSPTPFGEGKTTMSIGLADALNRLDKKVCLALREPSLGPVFGIKGGAAGGGYSQLAPMEDLNLHFTGDFHAITSANNLISAMIDNSLYQENPLNIDKILWKRCMDMNDRALRFITVGQGGKADGVEREDGFNITAASEIMAILCLATSLADLKERIANIMVAYDDRGEPIYVRDLGCEDAVCILLKDAMKPNLFQTIEHTPTLVHGGPFANIAHGCNSIIATKTALNLADFVITEAGFGSELGAEKFIDIKCRVAGIAPDAVVLVSTIRSLKYNGGTDKESITKPNMSALEAGITNLGGHIENLKRKFGLNVVVALNKFGFDEDSEIDFVRDYCAKFGVKMAVCENFVKGGEGALELANFVLEELKKPNDMKFAYEMSDDTKSKITKIATEIYGAGEVVFEEAAQKALENIKKLGLEKLPVCIAKTQYSFSDDAKLLGRAKGFKFSVKDLQIRTGAGFIVVVCGKIMLMPGLPKIPSALNMHIDVKTGEISGLA; this comes from the coding sequence ATGCTAAGCGACATCGAAATAACCCATCTTGCCAAACTTGATCATATCTCGAAAATAGGCGCCAAGCTAGGACTTAGCGAAGATGATATGGAGCTTTACGGTAAATTTAAGGCTAAGATCGAGCCAAGACTTGAGGGGTCAAATTCCAAGCTCATCTTGGTGACGGCGACTAGCCCGACTCCTTTTGGCGAGGGCAAGACTACGATGTCGATAGGCCTAGCCGATGCACTAAATCGCCTTGATAAAAAGGTCTGCTTGGCACTTCGCGAGCCATCTTTGGGACCGGTTTTTGGCATAAAAGGAGGTGCAGCCGGCGGCGGGTATTCGCAGCTTGCACCCATGGAGGATCTAAATTTACATTTTACGGGCGATTTTCACGCGATAACCTCTGCAAACAACCTGATCTCGGCCATGATAGATAATAGCCTCTATCAAGAAAACCCCCTGAATATCGATAAAATTTTATGGAAGCGCTGTATGGATATGAACGACCGCGCGCTTAGATTCATCACCGTGGGGCAAGGTGGAAAGGCTGACGGCGTAGAGCGTGAGGATGGCTTTAACATTACTGCCGCAAGCGAGATAATGGCGATACTTTGCCTAGCGACCAGCCTCGCTGATCTAAAAGAGCGCATCGCAAACATAATGGTAGCTTACGATGATCGTGGCGAGCCTATTTATGTGCGCGATCTAGGCTGTGAGGACGCGGTCTGCATACTTTTAAAAGATGCGATGAAGCCAAATTTGTTTCAAACCATCGAACATACGCCGACTCTCGTCCATGGCGGCCCGTTTGCAAACATCGCACACGGCTGCAACTCTATCATAGCCACGAAGACGGCTCTAAATTTAGCTGATTTCGTCATCACGGAGGCTGGTTTTGGCTCGGAGCTAGGAGCCGAGAAATTTATCGATATAAAGTGCAGAGTCGCGGGCATAGCGCCGGATGCGGTTGTCTTGGTGAGCACCATTAGATCGCTCAAATATAACGGTGGTACCGATAAAGAGAGTATAACAAAGCCAAATATGAGCGCACTTGAAGCAGGCATCACAAATTTAGGCGGCCATATCGAAAATTTAAAGCGAAAATTCGGACTAAACGTGGTCGTAGCGCTAAATAAATTCGGCTTTGACGAGGATAGCGAGATAGATTTCGTAAGGGATTATTGCGCGAAATTCGGCGTCAAAATGGCGGTTTGTGAAAATTTCGTAAAAGGCGGCGAGGGTGCGCTTGAGCTTGCAAATTTCGTGCTTGAAGAGCTAAAAAAGCCAAACGATATGAAATTTGCCTATGAGATGAGCGACGATACGAAAAGCAAGATCACCAAGATCGCTACTGAAATTTACGGAGCTGGAGAGGTCGTTTTCGAGGAAGCGGCACAAAAAGCCCTTGAAAACATTAAAAAGCTTGGGCTTGAAAAATTGCCGGTTTGCATCGCAAAGACGCAGTATTCCTTTAGCGACGATGCGAAGCTTTTGGGACGCGCAAAGGGCTTTAAATTTAGTGTCAAAGACTTGCAGATACGCACGGGAGCGGGATTTATCGTAGTGGTTTGCGGTAAGATAATGCTGATGCCAGGCCTTCCAAAAATACCAAGCGCACTAAATATGCACATAGACGTCAAAACAGGCGAGATAAGCGGGCTGGCTTAA
- the thrB gene encoding homoserine kinase: MNIIVPATSANLGPGFDALGLSLKLYNEVSIQPSKFSSVSINGEGSQNPNLKRNNLFISIFNEIFSELTGKNENFRIVFDNKIPFSRGLGSSSAVIISAIASAYAMAGFKVQKSVILNKALIYENHPDNISPAVLGGFISAVVQNGAIYANKILLDESIKAVVVIPDKPMSTSSSRQILPKNYTMKECVNNLSHAAFLTSCFCEKRYDLLKIACQDMIHEERRMKALDALFDVRRTAYDNGALMSSLSGSGSSFLNIAHADDAQNLKRALEAKFSDFAVHIFSFDNDGFVMTQS; the protein is encoded by the coding sequence TTGAACATTATAGTTCCCGCAACTAGCGCAAATCTTGGGCCGGGTTTTGACGCTCTTGGTTTAAGTTTGAAGCTTTATAACGAAGTAAGCATACAGCCGTCGAAATTTAGCTCTGTTTCGATCAACGGCGAAGGAAGCCAAAATCCAAATTTAAAGCGAAACAACCTTTTTATAAGTATTTTTAACGAAATTTTTTCAGAGCTGACGGGCAAAAATGAAAATTTTCGTATCGTTTTTGACAACAAAATCCCATTTTCACGCGGACTAGGAAGCAGCTCCGCCGTGATAATAAGCGCGATAGCCAGCGCTTATGCGATGGCCGGATTTAAGGTGCAAAAGAGCGTGATCTTAAACAAGGCTTTGATCTATGAAAATCACCCTGACAACATCTCGCCCGCCGTTCTTGGCGGCTTTATAAGCGCAGTGGTGCAAAACGGCGCGATCTACGCAAATAAAATTTTACTGGATGAGAGCATAAAAGCCGTGGTCGTCATCCCGGATAAGCCGATGAGCACGTCATCTTCTCGCCAAATTTTGCCTAAAAACTACACTATGAAAGAGTGCGTGAATAACCTCTCTCACGCTGCATTTTTGACATCGTGTTTTTGCGAGAAAAGATACGATCTGCTAAAGATCGCATGCCAGGATATGATACACGAGGAGCGCAGGATGAAGGCGCTTGACGCGCTTTTTGACGTGAGGAGGACAGCTTATGACAATGGGGCTTTGATGAGCTCTCTTTCTGGGTCTGGCTCAAGCTTTTTAAATATCGCCCATGCGGATGACGCACAAAATTTAAAGCGCGCGCTGGAGGCTAAATTTAGCGATTTTGCCGTTCATATTTTTTCATTTGACAACGACGGTTTTGTGATGACGCAAAGCTAA
- the infB gene encoding translation initiation factor IF-2 has translation MSNVRISEIANELGYPSKEIVEKAQELGLKVKTHSNAVSLEEAEAIYEYVQSGVIPEKFKKEKPKAKPKKEAKEPSEKEVGKKQTKAKEEKPAKASTAQKKDTKSHKIGETKAQKDQESVKKQKIEAQPKQEQTKQEPQPKEAESKPEIKDEISESQRPKESLADVSQRRRGLVIVKKKKEFEPAPIKRDENRAKNTEAIEINSLKNMFASSDENLARKKKKDKKPVVATKKDSAQKMDLLGSSDFGDIVIEDEDVVVLPDFSFKTPNPQPTQKTKQPNVLKPTINNTINPFGEGGIQRRARKKHKKPENKQNSEAVTSINIPKEIRVYEFAEKLNKQPSEIIGKLFMLGMMTTKNDFLDEDAIEILADEFNVEVNIIDDQKEFDYVAAYEEEVRDDENLLPRAPVITIMGHVDHGKTSLLDYIRKSRVAAGEAGGITQHVGAYMVNKNGKNITFIDTPGHEAFTAMRARGAGVTDIVIIVVAADDGVKPQTKEAVNHAKAAGVPIIIAINKMDKEAANPDLVKTGLAELDIMPTEWGGKYEFVPISAKTGMGIDDLLEIVLLQAEILELKANPKASAKASVIESSLQKGRGPVATIIVENGTLRVGDTVVAGVAYGKIRSLLDDQGRPLQEIKPGECGVIVGLSEIAEAGETLIGVKTDKEAREYAQKKAEYLRQKELSKSTKVSLDELSAKIAEGELKTLPVIVKADVGGSLEALKASLEKLANDEIKVDIIHSGVGGITQSDVALASASKDCVILGFNIRPTGEIKEKAKESGVEIKTYNVIYNLIDDVKALLGGLMSPIIREEQLGQAQVRQVINVPKIGAIAGCLVTEGTINRGAKIRLIRDGVVVYEGMVSSLKRFKDDVKEVAKGYECGVGIEGCNDIRENDYIESFKEIEEQAKL, from the coding sequence ATGAGCAATGTTAGGATTTCAGAGATAGCAAACGAGCTTGGCTATCCGAGCAAAGAGATAGTCGAAAAGGCTCAAGAGCTGGGGCTTAAGGTAAAAACGCATTCAAACGCCGTGAGTTTGGAGGAAGCCGAGGCAATATACGAATACGTCCAAAGCGGCGTGATCCCGGAGAAATTTAAAAAAGAAAAACCAAAAGCCAAGCCTAAAAAAGAAGCAAAAGAGCCGAGTGAAAAAGAGGTCGGTAAAAAGCAGACGAAGGCAAAAGAGGAAAAACCTGCAAAAGCCTCTACCGCGCAAAAGAAAGATACCAAGTCGCACAAAATAGGCGAAACTAAAGCCCAAAAAGATCAAGAGAGCGTAAAAAAACAAAAGATCGAAGCGCAGCCTAAGCAAGAGCAAACAAAGCAAGAGCCGCAGCCAAAAGAGGCGGAATCCAAACCCGAAATAAAAGATGAAATTTCAGAGTCTCAAAGGCCAAAAGAGAGTCTGGCTGATGTCAGCCAAAGGCGCCGCGGCCTAGTGATCGTAAAGAAGAAAAAAGAATTCGAGCCCGCGCCTATCAAACGAGATGAAAATAGGGCTAAAAATACAGAAGCAATAGAGATAAACAGCCTTAAAAATATGTTTGCAAGCTCGGATGAAAATTTAGCCCGTAAGAAAAAGAAAGACAAAAAGCCGGTCGTAGCGACCAAAAAAGACAGCGCGCAAAAGATGGATCTGCTTGGTTCGAGCGACTTTGGCGATATCGTGATAGAAGACGAAGACGTCGTAGTTTTACCTGATTTTAGCTTCAAGACCCCGAATCCTCAGCCGACACAAAAGACAAAACAGCCAAACGTGTTAAAGCCGACGATAAACAATACGATAAATCCTTTCGGCGAGGGTGGCATACAGCGCCGCGCCAGGAAAAAACACAAAAAGCCTGAAAATAAGCAAAATAGCGAAGCCGTGACGTCTATCAATATCCCAAAAGAGATACGCGTTTATGAATTCGCCGAGAAGCTGAACAAGCAGCCAAGCGAGATCATCGGCAAGCTATTCATGCTTGGCATGATGACTACTAAAAACGACTTTTTGGACGAGGATGCGATCGAAATTTTAGCTGACGAGTTTAATGTCGAGGTAAATATCATCGACGATCAAAAAGAATTTGACTATGTAGCAGCCTACGAAGAAGAGGTGCGCGATGATGAAAATTTGCTCCCTCGCGCGCCGGTGATCACGATCATGGGTCACGTCGATCACGGCAAGACCTCACTTCTTGATTATATACGTAAATCACGCGTAGCAGCCGGTGAGGCCGGCGGTATCACCCAGCACGTGGGCGCATATATGGTAAATAAAAACGGCAAAAATATCACCTTTATCGATACTCCGGGCCACGAAGCCTTTACCGCGATGAGAGCGCGAGGTGCCGGAGTGACTGACATCGTCATCATCGTAGTCGCGGCTGATGATGGTGTCAAGCCTCAGACCAAAGAGGCTGTAAATCACGCGAAAGCAGCCGGTGTGCCTATCATCATCGCCATAAATAAAATGGATAAAGAGGCGGCAAATCCCGATCTTGTAAAAACCGGACTTGCCGAGCTTGATATAATGCCAACGGAATGGGGCGGCAAGTATGAATTCGTGCCGATATCCGCAAAAACCGGCATGGGCATAGATGATCTGCTTGAGATCGTGCTTTTACAAGCTGAAATTTTGGAGCTCAAGGCAAATCCAAAGGCCAGTGCAAAAGCCAGCGTCATCGAAAGCTCGCTTCAAAAAGGACGCGGTCCGGTAGCCACCATAATCGTAGAAAATGGAACGCTAAGAGTCGGCGACACCGTCGTAGCTGGCGTAGCATACGGAAAGATAAGAAGCCTGCTTGATGATCAAGGAAGGCCGCTACAAGAGATAAAGCCCGGTGAGTGTGGCGTCATCGTGGGGCTTAGCGAGATAGCTGAAGCCGGAGAGACGCTAATAGGCGTAAAAACTGACAAAGAAGCTCGCGAATACGCCCAAAAAAAGGCCGAATACTTACGACAAAAAGAGCTTAGCAAATCGACTAAAGTTAGCCTCGATGAGCTTAGCGCGAAGATCGCCGAGGGCGAGCTAAAGACGCTTCCAGTCATCGTAAAAGCCGATGTGGGCGGCTCTCTTGAAGCGCTGAAAGCCAGTCTGGAAAAGCTAGCGAACGACGAGATAAAGGTCGATATCATCCACTCCGGCGTTGGCGGCATCACGCAAAGCGATGTGGCTTTAGCAAGTGCCAGCAAAGACTGTGTGATATTAGGCTTTAATATCCGTCCGACAGGCGAGATCAAAGAAAAGGCCAAAGAAAGCGGCGTCGAGATAAAAACTTATAACGTTATTTATAATCTCATCGATGATGTAAAAGCTCTGCTTGGAGGCTTGATGTCGCCGATAATCAGAGAGGAACAACTAGGTCAAGCGCAGGTACGTCAAGTCATAAATGTACCAAAAATAGGAGCTATCGCAGGATGTTTGGTGACCGAAGGCACTATAAATCGCGGAGCGAAGATCCGCTTGATCCGCGACGGTGTAGTCGTTTACGAGGGTATGGTGAGCTCGCTCAAACGCTTTAAAGACGATGTCAAAGAGGTCGCAAAAGGCTATGAGTGTGGCGTAGGCATCGAGGGCTGCAACGATATCCGCGAAAATGACTATATCGAGAGCTTCAAAGAGATAGAGGAACAAGCCAAACTATGA
- a CDS encoding DUF2314 domain-containing protein: MGIFAKILAKMKGDEASEIKPARDSEQETFYADSQDVAMKEAAKKARQTFKYFWRELYWDRRRIVPALDMAMVKLPFSQDDGREVEYMWVDDVEFDGEKIYGRLVNEPDTLTNIKKGDEIEAPLDEVSDWVFVSEGKSFGAFGVQAMRSKMSEQQRVRHDKAWGVDFGDFDDILVVVGQKEHPQNLIEHPMSINGKDKFEKFIKENSREASLADENGYTLLHKEAIAGNLTTIKILLQNFADKNAQTDDGKTALEFASIMGWEHIVKELGEALHI, encoded by the coding sequence ATGGGGATATTTGCTAAAATTTTAGCCAAGATGAAAGGCGATGAAGCTAGCGAGATCAAGCCTGCACGAGATAGCGAGCAAGAGACTTTTTACGCGGACAGTCAAGACGTAGCTATGAAAGAGGCCGCCAAAAAGGCCAGACAGACGTTTAAATACTTTTGGCGCGAGCTCTACTGGGATAGGCGCCGCATAGTGCCTGCACTTGATATGGCGATGGTGAAGCTGCCGTTTTCGCAAGATGACGGGCGCGAGGTCGAATACATGTGGGTAGATGACGTGGAATTTGACGGAGAGAAAATTTACGGCAGGCTCGTAAATGAGCCGGATACGCTTACGAACATCAAAAAGGGCGACGAGATCGAGGCGCCGCTAGATGAGGTGAGCGACTGGGTATTCGTAAGCGAGGGCAAGAGCTTTGGAGCTTTTGGCGTGCAGGCCATGCGCTCAAAAATGAGCGAACAACAAAGAGTGCGGCACGATAAAGCTTGGGGTGTTGATTTTGGCGACTTTGACGATATTTTGGTGGTCGTCGGGCAAAAGGAGCACCCCCAAAATCTGATCGAACATCCGATGAGTATAAACGGCAAAGATAAATTTGAAAAATTTATAAAAGAAAACTCGCGCGAAGCCAGCCTAGCTGATGAGAACGGCTACACGCTACTTCACAAAGAGGCGATAGCGGGCAATCTCACGACGATCAAAATTTTACTCCAAAATTTTGCCGACAAAAACGCACAGACCGACGATGGCAAAACAGCTTTGGAATTTGCCAGCATAATGGGCTGGGAGCACATCGTAAAAGAGCTAGGCGAGGCTCTACACATATAG
- the ribD gene encoding bifunctional diaminohydroxyphosphoribosylaminopyrimidine deaminase/5-amino-6-(5-phosphoribosylamino)uracil reductase RibD — MDDEFYMQLALNKAWEFQILTYPNPAVGCVITDRNGKILSCDAHKRVGCLHAEPMAVFFALCTLSGEFLAKFLDAYSAKFSQNFSGLDELKSAELEPNFTYEFILTHHANLLKGAKAYVTLEPCSHHGRTPPCAELLKRLNFSEVVIGTRDENEIASGGAKILKDSGVSVRFDVLKDKALDLIAPFRAWQDGNFSFLKIALSANGVASGGVISGEQSRTHVHKLRSVIDLLVIGGNTVRTDRPRLDTRLIKGGKNPDVLIFSRRQKFDDSIPLFKVPSREVKISDSLGIDAKLVMYEGAQCFLNMAAKREIPNLKWLLIYQSPNFKDGENIKIGLNLRPIFRGSLGDDSYAWCEILA, encoded by the coding sequence ATGGACGATGAATTTTATATGCAGCTAGCCTTGAATAAGGCATGGGAATTTCAAATCTTAACCTATCCAAATCCTGCCGTGGGCTGCGTGATAACGGATCGTAACGGCAAAATTTTATCCTGCGATGCGCACAAAAGAGTAGGCTGCCTTCATGCCGAGCCGATGGCCGTATTTTTCGCATTGTGCACTTTAAGCGGCGAATTTTTGGCAAAATTTTTAGACGCATATAGCGCAAAATTCTCTCAAAATTTTAGCGGACTAGACGAGCTAAAAAGCGCCGAGCTAGAGCCAAATTTCACATACGAATTCATCCTTACGCATCACGCAAACCTCCTAAAAGGCGCAAAAGCCTATGTCACCTTAGAGCCTTGCTCCCATCATGGCAGGACTCCGCCTTGCGCCGAGCTTTTAAAACGGCTAAATTTCAGCGAGGTCGTCATCGGTACGCGCGATGAGAACGAAATAGCAAGCGGCGGGGCTAAAATTTTAAAAGATAGCGGCGTGAGCGTGAGATTTGACGTTTTAAAGGACAAGGCACTCGATCTTATCGCGCCGTTTCGAGCCTGGCAGGATGGGAATTTCAGCTTTTTAAAGATCGCTCTGAGCGCAAACGGCGTGGCAAGCGGCGGAGTGATCTCGGGCGAGCAAAGCAGGACTCACGTCCATAAGCTACGAAGCGTGATAGACTTGCTCGTTATCGGCGGAAACACGGTGCGAACGGACCGCCCAAGGCTCGATACGAGACTGATAAAGGGTGGTAAAAACCCGGACGTTCTCATCTTTTCAAGGCGGCAAAAATTTGATGATAGTATACCGCTTTTTAAGGTGCCCAGTCGCGAGGTGAAAATTTCAGACTCGCTGGGTATTGACGCGAAGCTCGTGATGTATGAGGGCGCGCAGTGCTTTTTAAATATGGCGGCCAAGCGCGAGATACCGAATTTAAAATGGCTCTTGATATATCAAAGTCCAAATTTCAAAGATGGCGAAAATATAAAAATAGGGCTGAATTTAAGGCCGATCTTTCGCGGGAGTCTCGGCGATGACAGCTACGCGTGGTGCGAGATACTCGCATGA